Part of the Prunus dulcis chromosome 8, ALMONDv2, whole genome shotgun sequence genome is shown below.
CAAGCTAGAAGAAAAATCTGAAGTTGGTATATTCCTAGGATACAATTCCTAATCTAAAGGCTATCGAGCCTAAAATCCCAAAACTAAGAAGTTCATGATAAGCCGAGATGTTGAGTTCGATGAATTGGCGTCATGGAACTgggaggaagaaaaaattgaaaggaaaAGTGTTACTATAACACAACCATGCAGAGAGGAAACTGAAGAAACCCCAAGTACAACTCTACCACCTACAACTCCTCCATCTATACAACATGAAGGCTCTCGAGAACCAAGAACTAGATCACTCCAAGATATATATGAGACTTCAAACTTCATAACTATAAAACCAGAAAGTTTTGAAGTTAcagtaaaagaagaaatatggagaaaagctatggaagaagaaatcaaaacaattgagaaaaacaaaagatgggAACTCGTTGATCGACCACAAGACAAAGAGATCATTGGGGTTAAATGGGTCTATAAGACCAAATTTAATCATGATGGATCAATACAAAAGCATAAGGCAAAGCTAGTAGCTAAAGGCTATTCACAGCAGTCGAGCATAGACTACAACGAGACCTTTGCACCAGTTGCAAGACTTGACACTATAAGAGCACTGGTAGCACTAGCAGCTCAAAAGAAATGGAGAATTTATCAGTTAGATGTAAAGTCTGCATTTCAAAATGGAGAGCTCgaagaagaaatatatgtGGAGCAACCACAAGGATTTATTAAGCAAAGAGGAGAAGATAAAGCACTCAAGCTAAAGAAATACAGATTCAAGCAAGCCCCACAAGCATGGAACAGCTGCATAGACAAGTATTTCATCAACGCAGGCTTTAGGAGGAGCAAAAGCAAGCCTACTCTCTACACCAAAACTCAAGGTAATTGCGATATCTTGATCGTCTCTCTACATGTGGATGACCTCATCTACACTGGAAACAATGAAGAAATAATTCAAGAGTTCAAAAAAGATATGATGAAAACATTTGAGATGAGTGACCTTGGGGTGATGCATTACTTTTTGGGCATTGAAATAaaccaagaagaagatggaatcttCATATGCCGAAAAGAGTACACTGAGaatcttttgaaaaaattcaagatGTACGGGTGCAAGACTATGGTTACTCCACTGAGAAGCTCCCAATGAGACTTCTGGAAGATGGATCAAGTAAAGTAGATGAATCAGTTTACAGAAGTCTCATTGGGAGCTTACTATACTTAACGACAACAAGACCTGACATCATGTATGCGACAAGCATACTATCAAGATTTATGCAAATTCCAAGCCAAATACATTATAGAGTAGCAAAGAGAATATTAAGATACTTGCAAGGTACAATTGACTATGGCATATGGTATAAGCCTACTATAGATCCAAGACTATTTGGCTACACAGACAGTGATTGGGCTGGATCAGTGGATGACATGAAAAGCACATCAGGCTATGCATTTACAATTAGATCAGGAATATTTTCATGGTCATCAAAGAAACAAGAGAATGTGGCTCAATCATAAGCAGAAGCCGAGTAGTAGCAGCAGCAAGTTCAACATTCCAAGCTATTTGGCTCATAAGAATATTTAAAGATATAGGATAATATCAAACAGAAGCTACTGAAATACTTTGCGACAACAAGTCTACTATAGCAATGGCAAAAAATCCAGTATTCCACAGCAGGACAAAACATATCGCCATCAAGCATCACTTCTTACGAGAAGTCTCAGcaaacaaagaagttgggcTCAAGTACTGCAAGATAGAGGAGCAAATCGTAGACATCTTCACTAAGGCacttccaaaaccaaaatttgaactACTACAAAACATGCTTGGAGTAACTCAGATGTGCATTAAGGAGGAGTGTTAAAATTAATGCACACTTGTGTCTTGAATAATATAgaataatttagaaaaattgAGAGAAGTTGACAAGTTAAAGTCACTAGAAACATCCtactaattatataatatattataactaGAGAAATCTagaataaaaagataaattgtgactgaaaatgactttaaaagAGTACCGACTTGTCCAAGCAAAGGTGCCGACTTTAGCAACTCTATAAATATGCTAACAAGCCCACTTACGTAATCAAGCaagaaaagccaaaaaaattatagctGTCAAACTCTCTCAATCAGCCAAACTCTAGTATTAAAGCCTTGtaatttcctattttaatcAATAATAAAACTATTTTGTTACTCTTTAAAAGTTTTCATTTCCAAGTTAAGTTATTGTCCTAAATACTACCAATCATTCTCTAAATCTCTTCTCCCTTAAACTAACACTAAAAAAGGCAAATGATACAAACActcacaaaaaagaaaatagaagaagagATTTTTCCACATGAAGAAAGAATTATTTGTCTACATATTATtcttagtatttttttttcttcttaaaacAATATACAACAGAActaataattcaaattatgtTGGATAAAAATTCACCAAGACCTGCAGCATGAGATAATATTGTGACTAAATTACAATAGTTTGCCACATACCCGTCCAAGAAAGACCACCCAGACAAATTTGCTGCTCGTGTAAGAGTCGTCCTCCACCTCAAGACCTTCTCCATGTTGTCTCTGAGTTTGGATTCATGGCCTGCAAGTGCCTGACCAAAACTTCCTCTTTGGTTTCTCACATATGAGGGATCCACCTTGTAGAAAACTGGGAAAACCATTTGGTTCTTCAATTCTTTACACTCAAGAATCTTAACGAGTTCATCCAAGCACCACTTGGAGTATGCGTAGTTTTCAGAGAAGACAATAATAGAAACCATTGACTCTTCAATTGCTTTGAGAAGTGCTGGTgatatttcttctcctctaCTTAGATCATCATCTATAAAGGTTTTAATACCCTTTTGAACCAAATTGCTGTACAAATGGCCTGTGAAATTGTTGCGTGTATCTTCACCTCTAAAACTAAGAAAGACATCATATGTCTGTGAATGGCGGAAAGAAGAGGCACCTTCATTTGTGGTTGAATCCATTTGATTGCAAAACAGGATGAGATATCGATGTCGGGGAAGGCTCCTTTCctttgttatatatatttggtgtTTGTTTAgtctcctccacctccactcATGCGAGCTCGAAAGCCCAAACaccaataaatatttgtgcCAACTCTACTCCGCCAATTGCTTGTATTGCGAAGTAGTTTCCTCTGTCATTTTCAGAGTGGATGAGAAGTCAAAAGGCGAATATGAATAAAACAGAAGACTGCACTTTCGTTGCAGCGTACGGTTGTTTCGCAATTCAGAAGTAACGTAGAAGTTCGGCGTGTAggaaaaaaagacaaaatgcATAGATGATGAAGATGCATAAAATAACCTCCTCTAAAAAGACAGAACTTTGTCGATCTTTTCTTCGAGCAGATCAAACTTGTTGAGTATCAGAATGAAGGGTGGGTGGTTTCAATTGGGTTGCCACgaaatatatattacatgaTCAAACAGGCTGTTACTAGATAGtaactttttaattaatgatgCCAAGGGCTAAAATAAGATGGAGGATTTAATCAAACTTGGTTGTTTCATGATGCTATAGTCAATTGTTGCATGACCaatacgtttttttttttttttttttttttttgaaaaggcAAATTTCATTCCATTAGAAAGGAGGAATAATGGGCATGTAATGCGTGGCCTTGTTATAACCTTCCCGGAGAAACCACACGGGAAAAATTCCGAAATAGAAAAGAGTACCACAAATGCTGATGAAGTACACAACAAGGAAAATTACATAGCATCAATAATCCTCCTTTTTAGTTGAagagggtttttattttattttattttttttgtttttggttttctctGTTTATGTTCTTGGGATTTGCAGTACTTTACTTTGTTGTGACCAATGTTATGTCTAGAGTACCCAATGTTATATAACTCCCTCATTGTAATTTCTGTAACTCATAACTCGCAAGAAATAATTCAACCTCCCCATAGTTTAGACAATAACTATTTAAT
Proteins encoded:
- the LOC117637838 gene encoding disease resistance protein RPV1-like isoform X2, which translates into the protein MDSTTNEGASSFRHSQTYDVFLSFRGEDTRNNFTGHLYSNLVQKGIKTFIDDDLSRGEEISPALLKAIEESMVSIIVFSENYAYSKWCLDELVKILECKELKNQMVFPVFYKVDPSYVRNQRGSFGQALAGHESKLRDNMEKVLRWRTTLTRAANLSGWSFLDGVDEVIHM
- the LOC117637838 gene encoding disease resistance protein RPV1-like isoform X3 — encoded protein: MDSTTNEGASSFRHSQTYDVFLSFRGEDTRNNFTGHLYSNLVQKGIKTFIDDDLSRGEEISPALLKAIEESMVSIIVFSENYAYSKWCLDELVKILECKELKNQMVFPVFYKVDPSYVRNQRGSFGQALAGHESKLRDNMEKVLRWRTTLTRAANLSGWSFLDGT
- the LOC117637838 gene encoding disease resistance protein RPV1-like isoform X1 codes for the protein MDSTTNEGASSFRHSQTYDVFLSFRGEDTRNNFTGHLYSNLVQKGIKTFIDDDLSRGEEISPALLKAIEESMVSIIVFSENYAYSKWCLDELVKILECKELKNQMVFPVFYKVDPSYVRNQRGSFGQALAGHESKLRDNMEKVLRWRTTLTRAANLSGWSFLDGSPQKSAKSIHFQSFVQYLIDYAPSLVLIEHL